In Micromonospora sp. LH3U1, one genomic interval encodes:
- a CDS encoding type III pantothenate kinase, with product MLLCIDIGNTNTVLATFDGDKLVHSWRIKTDARSTADELGLMFRGLLAGDNVEITGVAACSTVPAALRSLRTMLGRYYADLPSVIVEPGVRTGVQLAIDNPKEVGADRVVNTLAAFTLYGGPSIVVDFGTTTNFDVISGRGEFLGGAFAPGIEISFDALAARAAQLRKVEATKPRSVIGKNTVECLQAGLYFGFAGQVDRIVERMTEELGEVRAVIATGGLAALVINECRSITHHEPMITLIGLRMVYERNL from the coding sequence GTGCTGCTCTGCATCGACATCGGAAACACCAACACCGTGCTGGCGACCTTCGACGGCGACAAGCTGGTGCACTCCTGGCGGATCAAGACCGACGCCCGCTCGACGGCGGACGAGTTGGGCCTGATGTTCCGGGGTCTGCTCGCCGGGGACAACGTCGAGATCACCGGTGTGGCCGCCTGCTCCACGGTGCCGGCCGCACTGCGGTCGCTGCGCACCATGCTCGGCCGTTACTACGCCGACCTGCCGAGCGTGATCGTCGAGCCCGGGGTACGGACCGGGGTGCAGTTGGCGATCGACAACCCGAAGGAGGTGGGCGCCGACCGGGTGGTGAACACCCTGGCCGCGTTCACCCTCTACGGCGGGCCGTCGATCGTGGTGGACTTCGGCACCACCACCAACTTCGACGTGATCAGCGGGCGGGGCGAGTTCCTCGGTGGGGCGTTCGCCCCGGGCATCGAGATCTCCTTCGACGCGCTGGCCGCCCGGGCCGCGCAGCTGCGCAAGGTCGAGGCCACCAAGCCCCGCTCGGTGATCGGCAAGAACACCGTGGAGTGCCTCCAGGCCGGCCTGTACTTCGGCTTCGCCGGCCAGGTGGACCGGATCGTCGAGCGGATGACCGAGGAGCTGGGCGAGGTGCGGGCGGTGATCGCCACCGGCGGCCTGGCCGCCCTGGTGATCAACGAGTGCCGCAGCATCACCCACCACGAGCCGATGATCACGCTGATCGGTCTGCGGATGGTGTACGAGCGCAACCTGTGA
- the nadC gene encoding carboxylating nicotinate-nucleotide diphosphorylase: MTESTWQALRAAGLDPAQVRRVIETALVEDLGPDFLDVTSVATIPAEQTDTADLVARADGVLAGMAVAAAVFELVGEVTGFGRTVEVSVVARDGERVARGAVLATVTGPTRLLLTAERTALNLLCRMSGVATHTRAWADALAGTKAMVLDTRKTTPGLRALEKYAVRAGGGTNKRMGLYDVAMIKDNHKLAAGGITPAYRRVREAFPEVPVQVEVTTVDEAVEAVEAGADFLLCDNMTPEVLAEAVAAVGDRAELEATGGLTLEMAGRYAATGVDFLSVGALTHSSPILDIALDLRTE; encoded by the coding sequence ATGACCGAGTCGACGTGGCAGGCGTTGCGGGCGGCCGGACTGGATCCGGCGCAGGTGCGGCGGGTGATCGAGACCGCGCTGGTCGAGGATCTGGGCCCGGATTTCCTCGACGTCACCAGCGTGGCCACCATTCCGGCGGAACAGACCGACACGGCCGACCTGGTGGCCCGCGCGGACGGGGTGTTGGCCGGGATGGCCGTGGCCGCCGCCGTGTTCGAGTTGGTGGGCGAGGTGACGGGCTTCGGTCGTACCGTCGAGGTGTCGGTGGTGGCCCGCGACGGCGAGCGGGTGGCCCGAGGCGCCGTGCTGGCGACGGTGACCGGCCCGACCCGGCTGCTGCTGACGGCCGAGCGCACGGCGCTCAACCTGCTCTGCCGGATGTCCGGGGTGGCCACCCACACCCGCGCCTGGGCGGACGCGTTGGCAGGCACGAAGGCGATGGTGCTGGACACCCGCAAGACGACGCCGGGCCTGCGAGCGCTGGAGAAGTACGCGGTGCGGGCCGGTGGGGGCACCAACAAGCGGATGGGCCTCTACGACGTGGCCATGATCAAGGACAACCACAAGCTGGCGGCCGGCGGCATCACACCGGCGTACCGGCGGGTCCGGGAGGCGTTCCCGGAGGTGCCGGTGCAGGTCGAGGTGACCACGGTCGACGAGGCGGTCGAGGCGGTGGAGGCGGGGGCGGATTTCCTGCTCTGCGACAACATGACGCCCGAGGTGTTGGCCGAGGCGGTGGCCGCGGTGGGTGACCGGGCGGAGCTGGAGGCGACCGGCGGGCTGACCCTGGAGATGGCGGGCCGGTACGCGGCCACCGGCGTCGACTTCCTCTCGGTGGGTGCGTTGACCCACTCGTCGCCGATCCTGGACATCGCGCTGGACCTGCGGACCGAATAG
- a CDS encoding L-aspartate oxidase, producing MDLPTVDLPALPALLAAPAPGWVETTDVIVVGSGVAGLTAALHLREAGLHVTVVTKVNIDDGSTRWAQGGIAAVLDPTDTAAAHARDTEVAGVGLCDPAAVRVLVEEGPTRLRELIRIGAEFDRHTDGSLMLTREGGHRADRIVHAGGDATGAEVQRALHAAVQRDPWIRLFEHALVLDLLRAPGDGPDELGPACGITLHVLGEGSEDGVGALLARAVVLATGGMGQVFSATTNPAVSTGDGVALAMRAGAAVTDVEFVQFHPTALITPAGGVVPGAGHAQQPLVSEALRGEGAYLVDGDGKRFMVGQHELAELAPRDVVAKGIHRVLLATGADHVFLDARHLGGDFLAGRFPTIVASCLAIGVDPATDLIPVAPAAHYASGGVRTDLRGRTSIPGLYACGEVACTGVHGANRLASNSLLEGLVFSRRIAEDIAAGLPEQVQPADTGAWRGGAGWVVPAEATPTLQRAMTRGAGVLRSAATLAQTAGTLTELGVARGRPRTADWEATNLLTVASTLVAAAYARGETRGCHWREDFPTADERWLGHLVGSVGAQGRVSQLWEEKS from the coding sequence ATGGACCTTCCGACCGTCGACCTGCCGGCCCTGCCCGCGTTGCTGGCCGCACCCGCCCCCGGCTGGGTGGAGACCACCGACGTGATCGTGGTGGGTTCCGGGGTGGCCGGGTTGACCGCCGCGTTGCACCTGCGTGAGGCCGGTCTGCACGTCACGGTGGTCACCAAGGTCAATATCGACGATGGTTCGACCAGGTGGGCGCAGGGCGGCATCGCCGCCGTGCTCGACCCGACGGACACCGCAGCGGCGCACGCCCGGGACACCGAGGTCGCCGGGGTGGGGCTCTGCGACCCGGCGGCGGTCCGGGTGCTGGTCGAGGAGGGCCCGACCCGGCTGCGTGAGCTGATCCGGATCGGCGCCGAGTTCGATCGCCACACCGACGGCTCCCTGATGCTGACCCGCGAGGGCGGGCACCGGGCGGACCGGATCGTGCATGCGGGCGGGGACGCCACCGGCGCCGAGGTGCAGCGGGCCCTGCACGCCGCCGTGCAGCGCGACCCGTGGATCCGGCTGTTCGAGCACGCCCTGGTCCTGGACCTGCTGCGAGCGCCGGGCGACGGCCCGGACGAGCTCGGCCCGGCCTGTGGGATCACCCTGCACGTGCTCGGCGAGGGCAGCGAGGATGGCGTCGGCGCGTTGCTGGCCCGGGCGGTGGTGCTGGCCACCGGCGGGATGGGGCAGGTCTTCTCCGCCACCACCAACCCGGCAGTGTCCACCGGGGACGGGGTGGCGCTGGCCATGCGGGCCGGCGCGGCGGTGACCGACGTGGAGTTCGTCCAGTTCCACCCGACCGCCCTGATCACCCCGGCCGGCGGGGTAGTGCCCGGCGCCGGGCACGCGCAGCAGCCGCTGGTCTCCGAGGCGCTGCGCGGCGAGGGCGCGTACCTGGTGGACGGGGACGGCAAGCGGTTCATGGTGGGCCAGCACGAGTTGGCCGAGCTGGCGCCCCGGGACGTGGTGGCCAAGGGCATCCACCGGGTGTTGCTGGCCACCGGCGCGGACCACGTCTTCCTCGACGCGCGGCACCTGGGCGGGGACTTCCTGGCCGGGCGTTTCCCCACCATCGTGGCGTCCTGCCTGGCGATCGGCGTGGACCCGGCGACCGATCTGATCCCGGTCGCGCCGGCCGCCCACTACGCCTCCGGCGGCGTCCGCACCGATCTGCGCGGCCGCACCTCCATCCCCGGCCTGTACGCCTGCGGCGAGGTGGCCTGCACGGGTGTGCACGGCGCGAACCGGCTGGCCAGCAACTCGCTGCTGGAAGGTCTGGTCTTCTCCCGGCGGATCGCCGAGGACATCGCGGCCGGCCTGCCCGAGCAGGTTCAGCCGGCCGACACCGGCGCCTGGCGTGGGGGTGCGGGCTGGGTGGTGCCTGCGGAGGCGACGCCGACCCTGCAACGAGCGATGACCCGGGGGGCCGGGGTGCTCCGATCCGCGGCGACGCTGGCGCAGACGGCCGGGACGCTTACCGAGTTGGGCGTCGCCCGGGGCCGGCCGCGGACCGCCGACTGGGAGGCGACAAATCTGCTCACCGTGGCGTCGACGCTGGTGGCTGCCGCGTACGCACGCGGCGAGACCCGGGGTTGCCACTGGCGGGAGGACTTCCCGACGGCCGACGAGCGGTGGCTGGGCCACCTGGTCGGGTCGGTGGGGGCGCAGGGTCGGGTGAGCCAGCTTTGGGAGGAGAAGTCATGA
- a CDS encoding septum formation family protein produces MRSAMTTLFAAVATAVLLVGCAGSGELDGDLTDDWAALPPPSAFTPAAGVCQAADFTDVVTLASYEPVDCAGPHRVETVHVGAFPVERPSAPAGGSAELRGAFAECDTRATGYVGDDWRAGRLRLSVALPSGPGWAAGSRWFRCDLTELTTVEAAATVVVRSGSLRDALKGVSALRLGCQQTRGGGGRGVQTLVPVECGKQHDAEFVGVWRAPDTAYPTRDADWAPLYTGCRSILARYSGVPDDAQLRYRSGVVVRPPGAGRWKVGDRGVRCYLWLSDRTVTASLKGAGPVGLPVRTK; encoded by the coding sequence ATGCGCAGTGCCATGACGACCCTGTTCGCCGCTGTTGCCACGGCAGTGCTGCTGGTGGGCTGTGCCGGGTCCGGTGAACTGGACGGTGACCTGACCGACGACTGGGCGGCGCTGCCGCCACCGTCGGCGTTCACCCCGGCCGCCGGCGTGTGTCAGGCCGCCGACTTCACCGATGTGGTCACTCTGGCCAGCTATGAGCCGGTGGACTGCGCCGGCCCGCACCGGGTGGAGACCGTGCATGTGGGGGCGTTCCCGGTCGAGCGGCCGAGCGCCCCGGCGGGTGGCTCGGCGGAGCTGCGGGGGGCGTTCGCCGAGTGCGACACCCGGGCGACCGGCTACGTGGGCGACGACTGGCGGGCCGGCCGGCTACGGCTGTCCGTGGCGCTGCCCTCCGGGCCGGGCTGGGCGGCGGGTTCCCGGTGGTTCCGGTGTGACCTCACCGAGTTGACCACGGTCGAGGCGGCGGCCACGGTGGTCGTCCGGTCGGGCAGCCTGCGGGACGCGTTGAAGGGGGTCTCGGCGCTGCGGCTGGGTTGCCAGCAGACCCGTGGCGGGGGCGGCCGGGGTGTGCAGACGTTGGTCCCGGTGGAGTGCGGCAAGCAGCACGACGCCGAGTTCGTCGGGGTGTGGCGTGCGCCGGACACGGCGTACCCGACCCGGGACGCCGACTGGGCTCCGCTCTACACCGGCTGTCGCAGCATCCTCGCCCGGTACTCGGGCGTGCCGGACGACGCCCAGCTGCGCTACCGCAGCGGTGTGGTGGTCCGCCCGCCGGGCGCGGGGCGTTGGAAGGTCGGTGACCGGGGCGTCCGCTGCTACCTGTGGCTCAGTGACCGTACGGTGACCGCATCGCTGAAGGGCGCGGGCCCGGTTGGCCTACCGGTCCGGACGAAGTGA
- the panD gene encoding aspartate 1-decarboxylase produces MLRTMLKSKIHRATVTQADLHYVGSVTVDEDLLDAADLLPGEQVAIVDITNGARLETYVIPGQRGSGVIGINGAAAHLVHPGDLVILISYGQMDDAEARSYRPRVVHVDADNRVIELGADPAAVAPGTAGDPVPSPLAVSAV; encoded by the coding sequence ATGCTGCGGACCATGCTCAAGTCGAAGATCCACCGAGCCACGGTGACCCAGGCCGACCTGCACTACGTCGGTTCGGTGACGGTGGACGAGGACCTGCTCGACGCCGCCGACCTGCTCCCCGGCGAGCAGGTGGCGATCGTGGACATCACCAACGGCGCCCGGTTGGAGACGTACGTGATTCCGGGCCAGCGGGGCAGCGGCGTGATCGGCATCAACGGTGCCGCCGCTCACCTGGTGCATCCCGGTGACCTGGTCATCCTCATCTCGTACGGGCAGATGGACGACGCTGAGGCCCGGTCGTACCGGCCACGGGTGGTGCACGTGGACGCCGACAACCGGGTGATCGAGCTGGGTGCCGACCCGGCTGCGGTGGCGCCCGGCACGGCCGGTGATCCGGTGCCCAGCCCGCTGGCCGTGTCCGCCGTCTGA
- the panC gene encoding pantoate--beta-alanine ligase has translation MTQLVHTRAELAEARAVLKGTVGVVMTMGALHSGHETLLRAARERADHVLVTIFVNPLQFGPNEDFDRYPRTLDTDLEVCRRAGADLVFAPSVADMYPDGQPRVRLDPGALGVELEGASRPGFFHGVLTVVLKLLQLTQPDLAFFGEKDYQQLTLVRRMARDLDVPVEVVGVPTVREPDGLALSSRNRYLSEPERAAALSLSAALRAGARAADEGLDAGAVLTAAHAAFGAGTPGARLDYLVLTDPELEPGPVSGPARLVIAAWVGATRLIDNAAVHLAPRP, from the coding sequence ATGACACAGCTCGTCCACACGCGCGCCGAGTTGGCTGAGGCCCGGGCCGTGCTGAAGGGCACGGTCGGCGTGGTGATGACCATGGGCGCGTTGCACTCCGGGCACGAGACGTTGCTGCGCGCGGCCCGGGAGCGGGCCGACCACGTGCTGGTGACGATCTTCGTGAACCCGTTGCAGTTCGGGCCGAACGAGGACTTCGACCGCTACCCGCGCACCCTCGACACGGACCTTGAGGTGTGTCGGCGGGCGGGCGCTGATCTTGTCTTTGCCCCGTCGGTGGCGGACATGTACCCGGACGGCCAGCCCCGCGTACGCCTCGACCCGGGCGCGCTCGGCGTGGAGTTGGAGGGCGCGAGCCGCCCCGGTTTCTTCCACGGTGTGCTCACCGTGGTGCTGAAGTTGCTCCAGCTCACCCAGCCGGACCTGGCGTTCTTCGGCGAGAAGGACTACCAGCAGCTCACCCTGGTCCGGCGGATGGCCCGGGACCTGGACGTGCCGGTCGAGGTGGTCGGCGTGCCGACCGTCCGGGAGCCGGACGGGCTGGCGCTCTCCAGCCGCAACCGCTACCTGAGCGAGCCGGAACGGGCCGCCGCGCTGAGCCTGTCCGCGGCTCTGCGGGCCGGCGCGCGGGCGGCCGACGAGGGCCTGGACGCGGGGGCGGTGCTGACCGCCGCGCACGCCGCGTTCGGTGCGGGTACGCCCGGTGCCCGTCTCGACTACCTGGTGCTCACCGATCCCGAGTTGGAGCCGGGGCCGGTGTCCGGGCCGGCCCGGCTGGTGATCGCCGCGTGGGTGGGCGCCACCCGGTTGATCGACAACGCGGCTGTCCATCTCGCTCCCCGCCCCTGA
- a CDS encoding Rossmann-like and DUF2520 domain-containing protein: MSAPLRPRPAAPHGPAASRDRADIGAFVAPRLLTVGVIGAGRVGAVLGAALAAAGHRVVAVTGGSGASSARLALLLPEVPRRPVAAVAHAAADLLLIAVPDDALAGVVADLADRGALRPGQVVAHTSGAHGLAVLGPAAEVGARPLALHPAMTFTGTPDDLARLVGISYGVTAPAELRPFAARLVADLGGVPEWVAESDRPLYHAALAHGANHLVTLVNEATDRLRDAGVDRPEKVLAPLLRAALENALRLGDDALTGPVSRGDAGTVQQHLARLAATAPESVPAYLALARRTADRAIAAGRLRPVDAQSLLGVLADSGREVAA, from the coding sequence ATGAGCGCACCGCTGCGCCCGCGTCCGGCCGCCCCGCACGGGCCCGCCGCCTCGCGGGATCGCGCCGACATCGGCGCCTTCGTCGCCCCCCGTCTGCTCACCGTCGGTGTCATTGGTGCCGGTCGGGTCGGAGCCGTGCTGGGGGCCGCACTCGCCGCCGCCGGGCATCGGGTGGTCGCGGTCACCGGCGGTTCCGGAGCCAGCAGCGCTCGACTCGCGCTGCTCCTGCCCGAGGTGCCCCGTCGCCCGGTCGCCGCCGTGGCTCACGCCGCCGCCGACCTGCTGCTGATCGCTGTGCCGGACGACGCGCTGGCCGGTGTGGTGGCCGACCTCGCCGATCGGGGCGCGCTGCGCCCGGGCCAGGTGGTCGCGCACACCTCCGGTGCGCATGGCCTGGCCGTGCTGGGGCCGGCCGCCGAGGTCGGTGCCCGGCCGCTCGCCCTGCATCCCGCGATGACCTTCACCGGTACGCCGGACGACCTGGCCCGGCTGGTCGGCATCTCGTACGGCGTGACCGCCCCGGCGGAGCTGCGCCCGTTTGCTGCCCGGCTGGTCGCCGACCTGGGCGGCGTGCCCGAGTGGGTGGCCGAGTCGGACCGCCCGCTGTACCACGCCGCGCTGGCCCACGGCGCGAACCACCTGGTGACCCTGGTGAACGAGGCGACGGACCGGCTGCGCGACGCCGGGGTGGACCGGCCGGAGAAGGTGCTCGCTCCGCTGCTGCGGGCCGCCCTGGAGAACGCGCTGCGGCTGGGTGACGACGCGTTGACCGGCCCGGTGTCCCGTGGCGACGCGGGGACCGTCCAGCAGCACCTGGCCCGGTTGGCCGCCACCGCACCGGAGTCCGTTCCCGCGTACCTGGCATTGGCCCGACGTACCGCCGACCGGGCGATCGCCGCCGGCCGGCTGCGGCCGGTGGACGCGCAGTCGCTGCTGGGCGTTTTGGCCGACAGCGGTCGGGAGGTGGCGGCATGA
- a CDS encoding SAM-dependent methyltransferase: MSILWRDAMSRALYGPGGFFVAGTGPADHFRTSVHASPAFATALLRLVAEVDTALGHPSRLDVVDVGAGRGELLRALLGLVAPADTAPAGAVGLAERVRFTAVEYATRPENLPPEIGWVSEIPAGINGVLLATEWLDNVPLDLAVHTEDGWRYVLVDPASGSETVGELVGRADLDWLTTWWPSFTNARSADHDPGRRPTWTDATSGSDSGFRAAPHSDHIRAEIGRTRDEAWGAAVQKIERGMAVAVDYGHLRDGRPVDGTLTGYRGGRQVPAVPDGSSDVTAHVAMDSVASAGAAVARCAYSLGLQREALRALGADGGRPPLSLAGTDPAGYVRALAAASAVAELTDPAGLGGHWWLRQPVGIPLGPAVAR, from the coding sequence ATGTCGATCCTGTGGCGGGACGCGATGAGCCGGGCCCTCTACGGGCCGGGCGGCTTCTTCGTCGCCGGTACGGGGCCGGCCGACCACTTCCGAACCAGCGTGCACGCCTCGCCAGCCTTCGCCACCGCGCTCCTACGCCTTGTCGCAGAGGTGGACACAGCCCTGGGCCACCCGTCGCGGCTCGACGTGGTCGACGTCGGGGCTGGGCGGGGGGAGCTGTTACGTGCCCTGCTCGGGCTCGTCGCGCCCGCCGACACCGCGCCCGCCGGCGCCGTCGGGCTTGCGGAACGGGTGCGGTTCACTGCAGTCGAGTACGCGACGCGCCCCGAAAACCTGCCTCCGGAGATTGGGTGGGTGTCCGAGATTCCTGCGGGGATCAACGGGGTGTTGCTGGCGACCGAGTGGTTGGACAACGTTCCGTTGGACCTGGCGGTACATACCGAGGACGGCTGGCGATACGTGTTGGTCGATCCCGCGAGCGGTTCGGAGACCGTTGGTGAGCTGGTCGGTCGTGCTGATCTCGACTGGCTGACGACCTGGTGGCCCAGCTTCACAAACGCTCGCAGCGCGGACCACGACCCGGGCCGGAGGCCGACCTGGACTGACGCGACCAGCGGGAGCGACTCGGGTTTCCGGGCAGCCCCCCACAGCGACCACATACGAGCCGAGATCGGCCGGACCAGGGACGAAGCGTGGGGGGCCGCGGTGCAGAAGATCGAGCGGGGCATGGCGGTGGCCGTGGACTACGGGCATCTGCGGGACGGGAGACCTGTCGACGGCACGTTGACCGGGTATCGGGGTGGGCGGCAGGTGCCGGCGGTGCCGGACGGATCGAGTGATGTGACCGCGCACGTTGCCATGGACTCGGTCGCCTCCGCTGGTGCGGCGGTCGCCCGGTGCGCGTACTCCCTGGGCTTGCAGCGGGAGGCACTGCGGGCGCTCGGGGCCGACGGCGGCCGACCGCCGCTGAGCCTGGCCGGCACGGACCCGGCGGGGTACGTGCGGGCGCTGGCCGCTGCGTCGGCGGTGGCCGAGCTGACCGACCCGGCCGGGCTCGGTGGGCACTGGTGGCTGCGCCAACCGGTCGGCATCCCGCTCGGGCCGGCCGTGGCACGATGA
- a CDS encoding NADH-quinone oxidoreductase subunit D, with protein MTGMTTDAGDLRELTVGTGAGLVPGTGDQQLGTDMVLNIGPQHPSTHGVLRLKLVLDGERVVTCEPIIGYMHRGAEKLFEVRDYRQIIVLANRHDWLSAFSNELGVVLAVERLMGMEVPERATWLRMALAELNRVLNHLMFLGSYPLEIGAITPIFYAFRERETIQAVMEEVSGGRIHYMFNRVGGLKEEVPYGWTGRARAAIGEVRRRLPDLDHLIRRNEIFLARTVGVGVLSAADAAAFGASGPVARASGLDLDLRRDDPYLAYDELDVPVVTRTAGDCHARFEVLLDQVYASLDLAEQCLDRVDQLTGPINTRLPKVLKAPEGHTYAWTENPLGINGYYLVSRGEKTPWRLKLRTASYANVQALATLLPGCLVPDLIAILGSMFFVVGDIDK; from the coding sequence ATGACGGGCATGACCACCGACGCCGGGGACCTCCGCGAACTGACCGTCGGCACCGGGGCGGGCCTGGTCCCCGGCACCGGCGACCAGCAGCTCGGCACGGACATGGTGCTGAACATCGGTCCGCAGCACCCCTCCACGCACGGCGTGCTGCGACTGAAGCTGGTGCTCGACGGCGAGCGGGTGGTCACCTGCGAGCCGATCATCGGTTATATGCATCGAGGCGCGGAGAAGCTCTTCGAGGTGCGCGACTACCGGCAGATCATCGTGCTGGCCAACCGGCACGACTGGCTCTCGGCGTTCTCCAACGAGCTGGGTGTGGTGCTCGCCGTGGAACGCCTGATGGGCATGGAGGTGCCGGAGCGGGCCACCTGGCTGCGAATGGCCCTGGCCGAGCTGAACCGGGTGCTCAACCACCTGATGTTCCTCGGCTCGTATCCGCTGGAGATCGGGGCGATCACGCCGATCTTCTACGCCTTCCGGGAACGGGAGACGATCCAGGCGGTGATGGAGGAGGTCTCCGGCGGCCGGATCCACTACATGTTCAACCGGGTGGGCGGCCTCAAGGAAGAGGTGCCGTACGGGTGGACCGGCCGGGCCCGCGCGGCGATCGGCGAGGTACGCCGGCGGTTGCCCGACCTGGACCACCTGATCCGACGCAACGAGATCTTCCTGGCTCGGACCGTGGGCGTGGGTGTGCTCTCCGCCGCGGACGCCGCCGCGTTCGGCGCGTCCGGGCCGGTGGCTCGCGCCTCCGGGCTCGACCTGGACCTGCGCCGCGACGACCCCTACCTGGCGTACGACGAGCTGGACGTGCCGGTCGTCACCCGGACCGCCGGGGACTGCCACGCCCGCTTCGAGGTGCTGCTCGACCAGGTGTACGCGTCACTGGACCTCGCAGAGCAGTGCCTGGACCGGGTGGATCAGCTGACCGGGCCGATCAACACCCGACTGCCGAAGGTGCTCAAGGCGCCGGAGGGGCACACCTACGCCTGGACCGAGAATCCGCTCGGCATCAACGGCTACTACCTGGTGTCCCGGGGCGAGAAGACGCCGTGGCGGTTGAAGCTGCGCACGGCCTCGTACGCGAATGTGCAGGCGCTGGCCACCCTGCTTCCCGGCTGCCTGGTCCCGGACCTGATCGCGATCCTCGGCTCGATGTTCTTCGTGGTCGGCGACATCGACAAGTGA
- a CDS encoding glycine betaine ABC transporter substrate-binding protein yields MRARTRLAIGAVSAVAGAALLTGCGDAGSSGTDAPQQGASGAGCAPVAGQQLIALQDDKKLQNSDNVIPAVNSKAANPQLIAALDKVSAALDTPKLVQLNKAVDADRKTPKVAAEEFASANNLTEGIAKGPGGDIVVGAGNFSESQTLGELYKIALTAAGYQVKVQQIGNRELYEPALEKGEIQVVPEYAATMAEFLNTKVNGAKAQPVSSPDINTTVTALKAEGDKAGITFGAPAAAQDQNAFAVTQAFADKYGVRTLSELAAKCSGSATVLGGPPECEQRPFCKPGLEKTYGLSVGKFSSLDQGGPLTKSGLRDGSISVGLIFSSDGAFATS; encoded by the coding sequence ATGCGCGCACGTACACGTCTGGCTATCGGCGCTGTCAGCGCCGTCGCCGGGGCAGCACTCCTCACCGGGTGTGGTGACGCCGGCTCGTCCGGCACCGACGCGCCCCAGCAGGGCGCCTCCGGCGCCGGGTGCGCCCCGGTCGCCGGCCAGCAGCTCATCGCTCTGCAGGACGACAAGAAGCTCCAGAACTCCGACAACGTCATCCCGGCGGTCAACAGCAAGGCGGCCAACCCGCAGTTGATCGCCGCACTGGACAAGGTCTCCGCCGCGCTCGACACGCCGAAGCTGGTCCAGCTCAACAAGGCCGTCGACGCGGATCGCAAGACCCCCAAGGTGGCGGCCGAGGAGTTCGCCTCCGCCAACAACCTCACCGAGGGCATCGCCAAGGGCCCGGGCGGCGACATCGTGGTCGGCGCCGGCAACTTCAGCGAGAGCCAGACGCTCGGCGAGCTGTACAAGATTGCCCTCACGGCCGCCGGCTACCAGGTCAAGGTGCAGCAGATCGGCAACCGGGAGCTCTACGAGCCGGCGCTGGAGAAGGGCGAGATCCAGGTCGTCCCGGAGTACGCGGCGACCATGGCCGAGTTCCTCAACACCAAGGTCAACGGCGCGAAGGCCCAGCCGGTCTCCTCGCCCGACATCAACACGACGGTGACGGCGCTCAAGGCCGAGGGCGACAAGGCCGGCATCACCTTCGGTGCCCCGGCCGCCGCACAGGACCAGAACGCCTTCGCCGTCACCCAGGCCTTCGCCGACAAGTACGGCGTGCGGACCCTCTCCGAGTTGGCCGCGAAGTGCTCCGGCAGTGCGACGGTGCTGGGCGGCCCGCCGGAGTGCGAGCAGCGTCCGTTCTGCAAGCCGGGTCTGGAGAAGACGTACGGGCTGTCGGTGGGCAAGTTCTCCTCGCTGGACCAGGGCGGACCGCTGACCAAGAGCGGGCTGCGCGACGGCTCGATCAGCGTGGGCCTGATCTTCTCCTCGGACGGCGCCTTCGCCACCAGCTGA
- a CDS encoding ABC transporter permease, translated as MTVAENPIGQAVVWFNDPLNWTNPGGMLDRLGEHLTISALAVALGCLVAWPLGLWLGHVGRGGGLVVLVSNATLAIPTLALLTILPVVFASGFGRTPVVVALAVFAVPPLLANAYTGVRQVDPEARDAARGMGLSGGQLLRRVELPLAVPYLAAGFRTAAVQVIATAALASFVNGGGLGQIIRTGFGIGIAAGGGQIVAGGVLVAGLALLAEVVLGGVERLVTPRPLRRGRQSTGRPRPADATGSA; from the coding sequence GTGACCGTCGCGGAGAACCCGATCGGCCAGGCAGTCGTCTGGTTCAACGACCCACTGAACTGGACCAACCCCGGGGGCATGCTGGACCGCCTCGGCGAGCACCTGACGATCTCGGCCCTGGCGGTGGCGCTCGGCTGCCTGGTGGCGTGGCCGCTCGGTCTCTGGCTGGGTCACGTCGGCCGGGGCGGCGGCCTGGTGGTGCTGGTGTCCAACGCCACCCTGGCCATCCCCACCCTGGCGCTGCTGACCATCCTGCCGGTGGTCTTCGCCAGCGGCTTCGGGCGGACGCCGGTCGTGGTGGCGCTGGCGGTCTTCGCCGTCCCGCCACTGCTGGCCAACGCGTACACCGGGGTGCGGCAGGTCGACCCGGAGGCCCGCGACGCGGCGCGGGGGATGGGCCTGTCCGGCGGGCAGTTGCTGCGTCGCGTGGAGTTGCCGTTGGCGGTGCCCTACCTGGCTGCCGGGTTCCGCACCGCCGCGGTCCAGGTGATCGCGACCGCCGCACTGGCCTCGTTCGTCAACGGCGGCGGCCTCGGCCAGATCATCCGGACCGGTTTCGGCATCGGTATCGCGGCCGGCGGGGGCCAGATCGTCGCCGGCGGAGTGCTGGTGGCCGGGCTCGCGCTGCTCGCCGAGGTGGTCCTTGGTGGCGTCGAACGGCTGGTCACACCCCGTCCGCTACGGCGCGGGCGGCAGAGCACGGGGCGACCGCGGCCCGCCGACGCCACCGGGAGCGCCTGA